Proteins encoded by one window of Antechinus flavipes isolate AdamAnt ecotype Samford, QLD, Australia chromosome 4, AdamAnt_v2, whole genome shotgun sequence:
- the CUTA gene encoding protein CutA isoform X1 gives MLVGRGPLVWLGGVAAFLAFLWMHSLLSTHPCLRLLSRALSMATGSPEASVPTGSDYIAGSVSVVFVTCPNDKIAKNIARSVVEKRLAACVNLVPQITSVYEWKGKIEEDSEVMMMMKTQTALAPSLTEFIRTVHPYEVVEVITLPVQQGNLPYLHWVKDSTTTHQ, from the exons ATGTTAGTGGGGCGGGGACCCCTTGTCTGGCTCGGCGGAGTG GCAGCGTTTCTGGCCTTTCTGTGGATGCACTCTCTGCTCTCCACGCACCCCTGTCTCCGCCTGCTCTCCCGAGCTCTCTCCATGGCCACAGGGTCGCCCGAAGCCTCGGTCCCCACTGGCTCGGACTACATCGCTGGCTCCGTCTCTGTCGTCTTTGTCACCTGCCCCAATGACAAGATCGCCAAGAATATTGCcag GTCTGTGGTGGAAAAGCGACTGGCTGCCTGTGTCAATCTAGTACCTCAGATTACATCTGT CTATGAATGGAAAGGGAAGATTGAGGAAGACAGTGAGGTGATGATG ATGATGAAGACTCAAACTGCCTTGGCTCCATCCTTGACAGAATTTATTCG tACTGTTCACCCATATGAAGTGGTTGAAGTCATTACATTGCCTGTGCAACAGGGCAATCTCCCATACCTTCACTGGGTAAAAGATAGCACCACCACTCATCAATGA
- the CUTA gene encoding protein CutA isoform X2, whose protein sequence is MHSLLSTHPCLRLLSRALSMATGSPEASVPTGSDYIAGSVSVVFVTCPNDKIAKNIARSVVEKRLAACVNLVPQITSVYEWKGKIEEDSEVMMMMKTQTALAPSLTEFIRTVHPYEVVEVITLPVQQGNLPYLHWVKDSTTTHQ, encoded by the exons ATGCACTCTCTGCTCTCCACGCACCCCTGTCTCCGCCTGCTCTCCCGAGCTCTCTCCATGGCCACAGGGTCGCCCGAAGCCTCGGTCCCCACTGGCTCGGACTACATCGCTGGCTCCGTCTCTGTCGTCTTTGTCACCTGCCCCAATGACAAGATCGCCAAGAATATTGCcag GTCTGTGGTGGAAAAGCGACTGGCTGCCTGTGTCAATCTAGTACCTCAGATTACATCTGT CTATGAATGGAAAGGGAAGATTGAGGAAGACAGTGAGGTGATGATG ATGATGAAGACTCAAACTGCCTTGGCTCCATCCTTGACAGAATTTATTCG tACTGTTCACCCATATGAAGTGGTTGAAGTCATTACATTGCCTGTGCAACAGGGCAATCTCCCATACCTTCACTGGGTAAAAGATAGCACCACCACTCATCAATGA